From Nilaparvata lugens isolate BPH chromosome 7, ASM1435652v1, whole genome shotgun sequence, one genomic window encodes:
- the LOC120352198 gene encoding uncharacterized protein LOC120352198: MGNSPASRVMQLKPFKHCGVDYPGPIRVTMAKRRNPVILKAYICLFVCMSTKAVHIELVSDLSTPAFLAAFQRFLSRHGPCRVICSDCGTNFVGAHEQLVQLSKFVNSSTFQTSLIGDLSDYRIDWKFMPPGAPHFGGIWEANIKATKSHLFRVIGTQLLTYEEMNAVLVQVEAVLNSRPLCPMSEDPSEPLALTPAHFLKLTPLKAFPMEDVVDSPVNCLTRFQLVNQLVQSYWRRWRVEYLHELQKRGKWWKSSTPLEVGTVVIVDQPNLPPLQWPLGIVEQVFPGMDGQVRVALVHLKNGCLKQPVTKLFPLPTQ, encoded by the coding sequence ATGGGTAATTCACCGGCTAGTAGAGTAATGCAATTGAAACCTTTCAAGCATTGTGGAGTTGACTACCCTGGACCAATACGAGTTACTATGGCTAAACGACGTAATCCCGTCATTTTGAAGGCCTATATATGTCTGTTCGTATGCATGTCTACAAAAGCAGTACATATTGAACTCGTCTCTGATTTGTCTACTCCAGCATTCTTGGCTGCTTTTCAACGTTTTCTGTCTCGACATGGGCCTTGTAGAGTAATCTGCTCAGATTGTGGAACCAATTTTGTTGGCGCTCACGAGCAATTAGTTCAGCTTTCGAAATTTGTTAACTCTTCTACGTTCCAAACCAGTCTTATAGGTGATTTGTCCGATTATAGAATCGACTGGAAATTTATGCCACCAGGAGCGCCCCATTTTGGTGGCATCTGGGAAGCGAACATAAAGGCAACAAAATCACATCTATTTCGTGTGATTGGTACTCAATTGTTAACGTACGAAGAGATGAATGCCGTTTTAGTTCAGGTCGAAGCTGTACTGAACTCGAGACCACTGTGCCCTATGAGTGAAGATCCCAGTGAACCACTTGCATTAACACCAGCACATTTTCTCAAACTTACCCCATTGAAAGCTTTTCCAATGGAAGATGTTGTTGATTCTCCTGTCAATTGTCTTACTCGCTTTCAGCTGGTAAATCAACTAGTGCAATCCTATTGGCGCAGGTGGCGAGTAGAATATCTTCATGAGCTTCAGAAACGAGGAAAATGGTGGAAATCGTCTACTCCACTTGAAGTAGGCACTGTTGTAATTGTGGATCAGCCGAACCTCCCTCCACTGCAGTGGCCACTAGGTATTGTGGAAcaagtttttccagggatggaCGGCCAAGTGAGAGTGGCTCTGGTGCATTTGAAGAATGGGTGTCTTAAACAACCAGTCACTAAACTTTTCCCACTACCCACTCAATAG